The window GGCGGGCCCCTGAAACTTCGATGTAACGAGGGAACCCCGGCGAAGCCGGGGCCGGATGATGGGGCAGAGACTTTTGCCTACTTTGCGTCGTTTGGCAAAGTAGGTCGCCCGAGGGGGCGAAACAAAATCTATCAGCACACGCCGAAGCGGCGCAGAAACACCCAACCCCGTAAGCGGCGGATAACGCCTCAGGCGTTGTTCGCCCAACGAAAAGCAAGAGCATCGCGGACGGAGTCCGCTCCTACGTCAGCGGGTCACGCGGAGTCATTCTGTAGGAGCGGGATCAGCCAATCAGCGCAACTTCTCCATCATCTGGTAGTACCACATCCCCGCCGCCAGCATCGGGTTGCCGAACACGTCGCCCATGGGCACGCGGATGTGCTTGCACTGGGCGAAGGTGTCGAACTTCTCCAGGTCGCCGGTCATCGCCGTGGCCATGATCTCGCCCATGATGTGGGTGGTGGCCACACCGTGGCCGGAGTAGCCCTGGCAGTACCAGACGTTCTCCGACAGCTTGCCCAACTGCGGGATGCGATTCATCACGATGCCCATGGCGCAGCTCCACTGGAACTCGATGTCCACGCCCTTGAGCGCCGGGAAGGTGCGCTCGATGCACGGGCGCAGTTCACCGGCGATGTCGCGGGAGTCGCGACCGGAGTAGTTGGCGCCGCCGCCGAACAGCAGGCGGCCGTCGCCGGTCATGCGGTAGTAGTCGAGCACGAAGCGGCAGTCGTAGACGGCCAGGTCCTGCGGGTTGATGCGCTTGGCCAGTTCGCCCAGCGGCTTGGTGGTGACGATGCCGCCCATGGCAGGGAAGATCATGCCCTTGAGCTGCTTGCGTTCGAGCTTGTGGTAGACGTCGCCGGCCAGCATCACCTGTGCGGCGTTGATCCGCCCGCCCGAGGTGACCACCGCCGGACGTGGGCCGTGGATGATGTCCAGCACCTCGGAATGCTCGAAGATCAGCGCGCCCAGGCTGGCGGCGGCCTTGGCCTCGCCGATGCACAGGTTGAGCGGGTGCAGGTGCATGTTGCGGGTGTTCTTGATGGCGCCGCAGTAGAGATCGGACTCCAGGTGCGCACGCACGCCGGCGCCGTCCAGCAGGCTGATCTCGTCGCCCATGCCACGGCGCTTGGCTTCTTCATAGGAAGCTTTCAGTTCGTCCATGTGCGAGGGCTTCATGGCCGCGTGCAGGTGGCCGAATTTCAGGTCGCACTGGATGCCGTATTTCTCCACGCGGCTCTTGATGATCTCGTGGCCGCGCCAGCGCAGGTGCCAGATGAAGTCGTCGACGTCGTCGCCCAGCCACTGGCGCATCTGCTTGCTCATGGCGGCATCGCCCGAGAGGCTGCCCGTGACCTGTCCGCCGTTGCGCCCGCTGGCGCCCCAGCCGACCTTGTTGGTCTCGACGATGGCCACCTTGTAGCCACGCTCGGCCAGCTCCACGGCGGTGGCGACGCCGGTGAAGCCGCCGCCGATGATGGCGATGTCGACGTTCACCTCGCCTTGCAACGTGGGGTAGTGGGTTTCCTCGTTGAGGCTGGCGGAGTAGTAGGACTTCGCGCGCTCGGGGGCGGGGGTGGCGGGGTTCAGTGCGGCGTTCATTTTTCGTGTTTCCTTGTTGTTCCTTTCCCTCTCCCTAACCCTCTCCCTGAAGGGAGAGGGGACTGTTCGGAGCGAGAGGTTAAGTCGTCGTTTGCCGGCAGCTTTATCGCATCAAGTGATGCAGACGCTATCGCGGCACGGATACTCCCTCTCCCTTCAGGGAAAGGGCTGGGGAGAGGGGCTATTCAAGTCTTCCAGCACAGCCCTCACGCCTGCGTCAGATACCAGCGCCAATCCTGCTCGCCGACCTCGCCCATGAACTGGCGGTATTCGGCCTGCTTGACCTTCAGGTAGACGCCGAGGAACTCATGCCCCAGCGCATCCCGCGCCCAGCTGGAGCGCTCCAGCGCGCGTAGCGAGGTGAGCCAGTCGGTGGGCAGCAGCTCCTTGGCCTGGGCATAGCCGTTGCCTTCCACCGGCGCACCCGGATCGATGGCCTCGCTGATGCCACGATGAATGCCGGCGAGAATGGCGGCGGCCGCCAGGTAGGGGTTCGCATCGGCGCCGCAGATGCGGTGCTCCACATGCCGGGTATGCGCCGGGCCGCCCGGTACGCGCAGGCTGACGGTACGGTTGTCGCAGCCCCAGGTCGGCGCCAGCGGCGCATAGCTGTTGGCCTGGAAACGGCGGTAGGAGTTGGCGTTGGGGCAGAACAGCAGCAGCGAGTCGAGCAGGCTCTTCAGCATGCCGCCCACGGATTGGCGCAGCAGCGGGGTGCCGGCCGGGTCTTCGCTGGCGAACAGGTTGTTGCCTTCGGCATCGGCCAGGGAAACATGCATGTGCATGCCGGTGCCGGCCAGGTCGTCGAACGGCTTGGCCATGAAGCAGGCCTGCATGCCGTGCTTGTGCGCCACGCCTTTGACCAGGCGCTTGTAGCGCACGGCCTGGTCCATGGCGGTGAGGGCGTCGCCGTGCTCCAGGGTGATCTCCACCTGGCCCGGCGCGTACTCGGAAATCGCCGTGCGCGCCGGGATACCCTGGGCCTTGCAGGCGGCATAGAGGTCGGCGAGGAACGGCTCGATCTGCTCCAGCTCGCGCAGGCCATAGACCTGGGTGGCGCGCGGGCGGCCGCCGTCGGCGTCCAGCGCCGGTTGGGGGCGGCCGTTGGCGTCGCGCTTGGCGTCCAGCAGGTAGAACTCCAACTCGCAGGCCATCACCGGGTGGTAGCCGGCGGCCTTGAGGCCGTCGATCACATGGATCAGCACGTGGCGCGGGTCGGCGATGTCCGCCGGCTTGCCTTCCTCGGGGTGCATGCTGACCTGCACCGCCGCCGTGGGAATCTGCCGCCAGGGCAGGCGCACCAGGCTGCCGGCCAGCGGATAGGCGCGGCAGTCGATGTCGCCGACGTCCCAGACCAGCCCGGAATCCTCCACATCCTCGCCATGGATCGTGAGGCCGAGGATGGTGCTGGGCAGCGGCCGGCCGGACTGGTACACGGCGAGCAGTTCCTCGCGGTGCAGCAGCTTGCCGCGCGGCACGCCGTTGGCGTCGAGGATGAACAGCTCGACCATTTCGATGTCGGGGTTCTGGGCCAGGAAATCCTGGGCTTCTTGCACGGAGGCGAAATTCATGGGGCTCTCGATAGCATCCAGCCGGATGCGCTGACGACCTGCAGGCCAGGGCCGCACCAGGTGTGCGGGGATAAAGGCGGGCAAGCGATGCAACGGGCTACGTCTTGTTCGAGGAGGGCGTGGCCATCCTTGAGCGTAGTTCCGTCGATGGAGTCCGGGCGCGGTGGCCCGTCAGCGGCTGGCGCTATCCGGTGGACGCGCGTGGCGGCAGTGCCAGAGCGCCCAGAAGGCCAGTTCGAGAGGCAGGGTCAGCGGTTGCAGTTCGAGCCAACGGGCATGTTTGCGCGGCAGACGGGTAGCGTTGCCGGCCTTGAGGGCGGCGACGGTATCCAGCGGTGCGGGCGAAACGAGCAGGTGCATGTTGGGCGGGATGGCTGACGATGCAATCAGCCTCGCACAGGCTCATGCGTTTATTAAATGTGATTTTCAAGATGCTTGGATTTTAAAAATCGAAACTGAATGCCTGGGTCTGGCACCGGGAGCGCCGATCCAGAGGCGCTACGGATGATTGAATGCAGCCGGTCGCGTGCGTCGATGGGAAATCGAGCCTCCCCTACACTGGGAACATCTTTCGTCAGGACCGGGCTCGCCCATGTGCCGTATCGTCTTCGCCCCCTCGATCCAGCGCCACGTTGCGCTGGAGGAGCGCGAGCTGTCGGCGCCGACGCTGAAGGCGGCGCTGGAGATGGTATTCGCCGAGGCGCCGGCCCTGCGCGGCTACCTGCTGGACGACCAGGGCGGGCTGCGCCGGCACCTGACGATCTTCATCGACGGCCTGCGCCTGCGCGATCGCGCCCGCCTGAGCGATGCGCTGGCGGCGGATAGCGAGGTCTATGTGGTGCAGGCCCTGAGCGGCGGCTGAGGAGGCGGCTATGGATGATCGATTGCTGGTGGCGACCCGCAAGGGGTTGTTCACCTTTCAGCGTGACGTGAATGGCTGGCAGGAAACGCGTCGCGAGTTCCTGGGCGAGCCCCTGAGCGTGGTGCTGGCCGACCCCCGCGATGACACCCTGTATGCCGCGCTCAACCTCGGTCACTTCGGCTGCAAGCTGTGGCGCCAGCGGCCCGGCGAGGACTGGCAGGAAGTCGCCGTACCGGTCTACCCGCCGCAGCCCGACCCGCTGCCAACGCCGAAGGAGGGCGACGCTCCCCCCGCGCCCTGGACCCTGCAGCAGATCTGGTGCCTGGAAACCGGTGGCGCCAGCGAGCCGGGCGTGCTCTGGGCCGGGACCATTCCCGGCGGACTGTTCCGCAGCGCGGATGGCGGCGACAGCTGGGAGCTGAACCGCCCATTGTGGGACCGCCCCGAGCGCGCCCGCTGGTTCGGCGGTGGCTACGACTGGCCGGGCATCCATTCGGTCAGCGTCGACCCGCGCGATAGCCGGCACCTGACGGTCGGCGTGTCCTGCGGCGGCGTCTGGCAGAGCGACGACGGTGGCGCCAGCTGGCGCAACACCACGGTGGGCATGTACGCCGACTACATGCCGCCGGAGCTGCGCGAGGACGGCGCCATCCAGGACCCGCACCGCCTGGTGCAGTGCCCGGCACAACCGGACCGCCTGTGGGTGCAGCACCACAATGGCATCTTCACCTCCACCGATGGTGGCGCGCGCTGGCACGACGTGCAGGCCGAACCTTCCAGCTTCGGTTTCGCCGTGGCGGTGCACCCGACCCAACCGGATACCGCCTGGTTCGTGCCGGCGGTGCAGGATGTCTGCCGGGTGCCGGTGGACGGCCGCTTCGTGGTCACCCGCACCCGCGATGGTGGTGCCAGCTTCGAGGTGCTGGACAGCGGTCTGCCGCAGGGCCCGGCCTTTGACCTGGTGTATCGCCACGGCCTGGCGGTGGACGACGAGGGCACCTGTGTGGCGATGGGTTCCACCACCGGCGGCCTGTGGCTGTCGGAGAACGGCGGCGACCATTGGCAGTGCCTGTCGGCCAACCTGCCGCCGATCTATTGCGTGCGCTTCGGCTGATTTTTGCGCCGCTCCTGTTCGCGGACCTCCCGTGGCTTCATGCGGTGGTCGAAGTAGTTGATCGCGGTGCCGAACACCACGATGGCGATGAGGATGGTCAGGCCGATGTGCAGGGGTTCCATGAGTGTGTCTCCTTGAACGACGGGGTCAGCGCGCCTGGCCGCGCCGCTTGAGCTCCAGGCGGCGGATGAACTCTTCCAGCACCTGGCGGTAGAGATCGTCCCTGAGGCAGGCGTCCTCGATGCCGGCGTCGAGGTTGGGGTTGTCGTTCACTTCGATCACCACCACCTCGCCGCCGACCTCCTTGAGGTCCACCCCGTAGAGGCCGTCTCCGATCAGGCTGGCGGTCTTCTGCGCCAACTCCACCACCGCGCGCGGCGCGTCCTGCACCGGCAGCGTGCGGCATTCGCCGATCACCTCGCCGCCGGCCTTGTGATTGACGATCTGCCAGTGCCCGCGCGACATGAAGTACTGGCAGGCATAGATCGGCTTGCGGTTGAGGATGCCGATGCGCCAGTCGTAGTCGGTGTAGAGAAACTCCTGGGCGAGCAGCAGCACCGAGTGCTCGAACAGTTCCGTGCTGACGCTGTGCAGCTGCTGGACGTTCTCCACCTTGTACACGCCGCGGGAGAAGCAGCCGTCGGGGATCTTCAGCACCAGCGGAAAGCCCAGGCGCTGCCCGACGCGCTCCAGTTCCTGCGGGTTGTCCTTGTAGAGGATTTCCGTATCCGGCATGCCCAGGCCGTGGCTGCGCAGCAGGTCGGTGAGGTAGACCTTGTTGGTGCAGCGCAGGATCGAGGTGGGATCGTCCATCACGATCAGCCCCTCGCTCTCGGCCTTCTTGGCGAAGCGGTAGGTGTGGTCGTCGACGTGGGTGGTCTCTCGGATCAGCAGGGCGTCGTACTCGGCCAGGCGGGCGTAGTCCTTCTTCTCGATCAGCTCGATGTCGATGCCCAGCTTGCCGCCGACGCGGATGAAGTTCTCCAGCGCGAGGGCGTTGGACGGCGGCAGGGTTTCCGCCGGGTTGTGCAGGATCGCCATGTCATAGCGCGCCAGGCGCCGCGAGTTGGGTTGGCGCCAGATGCGCCGGCTGAAGCCGTCAAGGGCATCGGCGAAGGCGTCTTCCTGGCTGCCCCGCAGCTTGTGCAGGGCGCCGGCGCGGATGCCCGCGATGTGCCAGGCATCGGTACGGCGAAAATCCACCAGCAGGATGGGGCAGGGGAAGGCCTCGAACAGCTGGCGGGCGATCTCCTGCAGCGGCTCCAGGTCAGTACGGCCGAAGTACAGACTGAGGGTGAAGCCGTCGGTGCTGGCGCAGGGATGCTGGGCGAGGGCTTTTTCCAGGGACTTTTCCAGGTCGTCCAGGGCCAGCCCGTAGAGCGATTTCTTCGCCAGTTCGCTCAGGGTGCGCACCGAGGGAATCACTTTATGGCCGCGAGCTTCGGCCAGCAACGAACAATAATAACCATGACCGAGATATTTATAGTTGCGGCACAAGTTGATCACTTGAATACGCTTGCCTTGTTCGAACTGATGCGAATCTTCAAGGTATTCGCGAGCGCTCAACATATCTTCGCTGGGAATATAGGAAGCCCAGTCTTCCTTGCGCTCGACGATGATCAGTATCTGGCTTGAATTGCGTGCTGAAGGCGGCTCTGCAGTGGCATCGGCGATGACCGAGAGGGCACTTGAATTGAACTTTTGCTGGAAGTTGGTGTGTAGCGAAGACATTGTTAACGGACCTGTCTGGAAGTTGCCGTGACTCTATTAAGCATCAACTTCTGGAAATGTCCCGGTTCATTACGAAAGTTTTACGGAGAGTCCATGTCGCTATTATATCGCCTTGCCACACAGGCCGATTTGCCAAGGTTGCGGCAACTGGAAGAATGCACGTTCGAGCAGGACCGCCTGAGCGTGCGCAGCTTCCGCCGGTTGATCGGCGCAGCGAGCGCAGAACTGGTGGTCGCCGACGGAGAGGGTGAGCTGCTGGGCTATGCCTTGCTGCTGTATCGGCAGGGCTCAAGCGTGGCGCGTCTGTATTCCCTGGCAATTTCCTCGCAGGCGCGCGGGCAGGGCCTGGGCAGCGGGTTGCTGGAGCAGGTGGAGCGGCGTGCCGCGAGCCGTGGCTGCGCCGTATTGCGGCTCGAGGTACGGGTCGACAACGCCGTTGCCATCGGTCTTTACGAGCGGCGCGGGTATCGGCGTTTCGGGCGCACGGCGGGTTATTACGCTGATGGCGCCGATGCCTGGCGCTACGAGAAGCCGTTGATCTGACAGGACGTTGCGGGGCTGGCCAGGGCATGTAAAACAATCTATAAAAATATAGATTGTTTATTTGTAGATCGTTGCCATGACCGCTACCACGCTCGACCCCGCCGACGCCCAGCGTCTGCACCAGTCCGCCGAATCCGCCTGCCAGTTGCTCAAGGCCCTGGCCAATGCGGATCGCCTGATGCTGCTCTGCCAACTGGCCCAGGGCGAAATGAACGTCGGGGAGCTGGAAGCCTGCACCGGCATCGCCCAGCCGACCTTGTCGCAACAACTGGCGGTGCTGCGCCGCGAGGCGCTGGTGGAAACCCGTCGCGAGGGCAAGCAGGTCTACTACCGCATCGCCAGCCAGCAGGCACTGGCGGTGATCGAGACCCTGTATCGGCTGTTCTGCGCGGAGGACGCGAAGTGATCGACTGGAGCAACTTCACACCCTGGAGTGCCCTGGCCGGGGGCGCGCTGATCGGACTGTCGGCGGGGCTCTTCGCCGTGCTCGACGGGCGCATCGCCGGTATCAGCGGTCTGCTCGGAGGCCTGTTCAAACGCGCCGCGTGGGGCGGCGAGGGGCCGCTGTTCCTGCTTGGCCTGCTGGTGGCGCCCCTGCTGTGGGCGGTGCTGCGGCCGCTGCCGGAGATCCGTTTCGAGGCGGGTTGGACGACCCTGCTGCTGGCTGGGCTGCTGGTCGGGGTCGGCAGCCGTTTCGGTTCCGGCTGCACCAGCGGGCACGGCGTCTGCGGCCTGTCGCGGCTGTCCGGCCGTTCCCTGGTGGCGACGCTGTGTTTCATGGCCACCGGCTTCATCACCGTATTCGTCCTGCGTCACCTGCTGGGAGCCTGAAACATGGGCAAGATCGTCGCGTTTCTGGCCGGACTGCTGTTCGGCATCGGCCTGCTGCTGGCGGGCATGGCAAACCCGGCGAAGGTGCTGGGCTTCCTCGATCTCGCCGGACACTGGGACCCGTCGCTGGCGCTGGTGATGGTCGCCGCCATCGGCACGGCGTTGCCGTTCTTCGCCTGGGCGCGGCGGCATGATCGGGCGCTGCTGGGCGGCGCCATGCAGTTACCCAGGCGTCGCGACCTGGATGGCCAACTGGTCGGCGGCAGCCTGTTGTTCGGCGTGGGCTGGGGCATCGCCGGCATCTGCCCGGGGCCGGCCCTGGTGACCTTCGCCGCCGGCTACTGGCAGGGCGCGCTGTTCTGCCTGGCCATGCTGGTGGGCATGGGGCTGCATGCCGGCTACGAATGGCAACGTGACGCGAAGAGGAGACCCGCATGAGCGCCACTATCCAACCTTTCTTCGATCCTGCGACGTCCACCTACAGCTATGTGGTGGCCGACTCCGGCACCGGGCGCTGCGCCATCATCGACCCGGTGCTCGACTACGACGCCGCCGCCGGGCGCATCGGCTACGCCAATGCCCGGAGCATCCGCGACTACGTGCGCGAACAGGGCCTGACGCTGGAGTGGCTGCTGGAGACCCACCTGCACGCCGATCACCTGTCCGCCTCGGCCTGGCTCAAGGGCGAACTGGGCGGCCGGATGGCCATCGGCTCCAACACCTCCCAGGTGCAGCGAACCTTCGCCGGGCTGCTCAACCTGGGCGTGGAGTTTCCCTGCGACGGCAGCCAGTTCGATCACCTGTTCAGCGATGGCGAACGCTTCTTCATCGGCGAACTGGAGGCCGAGGCGCTGCACACGCCGGGTCACACGCCGGCGTGCATGACCTATCGGATCGGCGATGCCGCCTTCGTCGGCGACACCCTGTTCATGCCCGACTACGGCACCGCCCGCTGCGATTTCCCCGGCGGCGATGCGCGCCAGTTGTACCGCTCCATCCAGCGGCTGTTCGCGTTGCCCGCCGACACCCGGCTGTTCATGTGCCACGACTACCTGTCGGCGCATCGGGAGGAGCATGAGCACCAGACCACCGTCGCACGGCAGCGCCAGAACAACGTGCACGTGCATGACGGCGTGGACGAGGAGAGCTTCGTCAGCATGCGCCAGCAGCGCGATGCGACGCTCCACGCGCCAGCGCTGATCTGGCCGTCGATCCAGGTGAACATGCGCGGTGGAGCTTTGCCGGAAGCGGAAGCCAACGGCGTGCGCTATCTGCGGATTCCGCTGGATCGGATGTAACGGCTTCGCGAGCAAGGACTGGGCGTCCCCCTCGGTCCTACGAAGAGCTGGTCGTATGCGCTTGCTGTAGGAGCGAGCGTGCTCGCGAACCGCCCAAGTCCGGCGCTGCCGGGAGTCCGATCACGGACAGGGTCCGCTCCTACGAGATGCATCTGCGCTCGGGTCGGCCCTCACCGTAACCCTCTCCCAGGGGGAGAGGGGACCGTCCGGAGCAGGATGAAACCACTCTGTCAGCCGGCACGATCTGGCTCCCTCTCCCTGAGGGAGAGGGCTGGGGTGAGGGGGAAAGCCCTGGCACAGATTCAGCCGGGACAAGACAGTTGCTCCTACGAAAGCCTACTCTCGAGCGCATCGTTGCGCGGTGGGTCCGCTTGTGTAGGAGCGAGCTTGCTCGCGAACAGCGCCGGGACGAGCGCTATAGCAACAAACTGCGAATATCCCCCAGCAACTCGCCCAATCGTCTGGTAAACCGCGCTGCCGCCGCGCCATTGATCACCCGGTGGTCGTAGGACAGCGACAGCGGCAGCATTAGCCTCGGCTGGAAGGCCTTGCCATCCCAGACCGGCTGCATGGTCGCCTTGCTCACGCCGAGGATCGCCACTTCCGGGGCGTTGACGATGGGCGTGAAGCCGGTGCCGCCGATATGCCCCAGGCTGGAGATGGTGAAGCAGGCGCCCTGCATGGCGTCGGCGGAGAGCTTCTTGGTGCGCGCTTTCTCGGCCAGTTCGGCGGCTTCGATGGCCAGTTGCAGCAGGCCCTTGCGGTCGACATCGCGGATCACCGGCACCAGCAGGCCATCCGGCGTGTCCACGGCGAAGCCGATGTGCACGTACTTCTTGCGGATCAGCGCCTTGCCGCTGGGGGCCAGCGAGCTGTTGAAGTCCGGCAGCTCGCGCAGCAGATGAGCACAGGTTTTCAGCAGGATCGGCAGGATGGTCAGTTTGGTTCCCGCCTTTTCCGCTGCAGCCTTCTGCGCGATGCGGAAGGCTTCCGCTTCGGTGATATCGGCCGACTCGAACTGGGTCACGTGCGGCACGTTCAGCCAGCTGCGGTGCAGGTTGGCGGCGCCGACCTGCATCAGGCGGGTCATGGCGACTTCTTCCACGTCGCCAAACTTGCTGAAGTCCACTTCCGGAATTGGCGGAATGCCCGCGCCGCCGGTAGCACCAGCGGGGGCCGATTTGCTGCGCTGCAACTGTTCCTTGACGAACAATTGCACGTCTTCCTTGAGGATGCGGCCTTTCGGGCCGGTGCCCTTCACCTGTGCCAGTTCGACGCCGAACTCGCGGGCGACCATACGCACGGCGGGGCCGGCGTGGACCTTGGCGCCGTCGCGGCTGGGGGCTCCGACCGGGGCAACGTCGGGCGCCCTGGGCGGCTCGGCTTTCTGCGGGGCGGCCGGTTTCTCGGCGCTCGGTGCTGGAGCCTGGGCTGGCGCGGTGCTGCCGGCGACTTCCAGCTCAAGGATTTCATCGCCTTCCTTGAGGGTGTCGCCGATCTTCACCTTGATCGCCTTCACCACGCCGGCCCTGGGCGCGGGAATCTCCATGCTGGCTTTGTCCGACTCCAGCGTCAGCAGGCTCTGGTCGGCGGCGATGCTGTCGCCGACCTTGATCATCAGTTCGATGACCTGGCCTTCGCCATTGCCGATATCCGGCACTCGGATGGTTTCCACGCCGCCACTGGCGGAGACCGGAGTCGTTGCGGCAGCGGGCGCGGCGGGTTTTTCTGCCGGCGCCGGGGCGGAGGCGGGTGGTGCGCTGGCGGCCGACGCGCCGCCTTCGGTTTCCAGTTCGAGGATGTCGTCGCCTTCCTTGAGGGTGTCGCCGACCTTCACCTTGATCGCTTTCACCACGCCGGCTTTCGGCGCGGGGATTTCCATGCTGGCCTTGTCGGATTCCAGCGTCAGCAGGCTCTGGTCGGCGGCGATGCTGTCGCCGACCTTGACCATCAGCTCGATGATCTCGCCTTGGCCGTTGCCGATGTCCGGCACCTTGATGGTTTCCACGCCGCCACCGCCCGAAGGGGCAGGTTGCGGCGCCGCTGTGGCAGCGGGCTTGGGTTCTTCAGCCACGGGCTTGACCGGTTCCTCGGCCCTGGTCTCGGCGGCGCCGCCTTCGGCCTCCAGTTCGAGGATGTCATCGCCTTCCTTGAGAGTGTCGCCGACCTTCACCTTGATGGCTTTCACCACGCCGGCGCGGGGGCAGGGGATTTCCATGCTGGCCTTGTCGGACTCCAGGGTCAGCAGGCTCTGTTCGGCTTCCACGCGGTCGCCGACCTTGACCAGCAGTTCGATGACCTCACCCTGGCCGTTGCCGATGTCGGGTACGCGAATAGTCTCGCTCACTGTGCCTCTCCTCAGCAGTCCAGCGGATTGGGTTTCTCGGGATCGAGACCGAACCTGGCGATGGCCTCGGCCACCACCTTGGGTTCGATGTCGCCACGGTCGGCCAGGGCTTCCAGGGCGGCCAGCACCACCCAGTGACGGTCCACCTCGAAGAAGTGGCGGAGCTTGGCGCGGGTATCGCTGCGGCCGAAGCCGTCGGTGCCCAGCACCTTGTACTCCTTGCTCGGCACCCACTGGCGGATCTGCTCGGCGTAGACCTTCATGTAGTCGGTGGAGGCGATCACCGGCCCCCGGCGCCCGCCCAGGCATTCCTCGACATAGCTGGACCTGGGCTTCTGGCCCGGATGCAGGCGGTTCCAGCGTTCCACCGCCAGGCCGTCGCGGCGCAGTTCGTTGAAGCTGGGCACCGACCAGACGTCGGCGCCGATGCCGAAGTCCTCGCGCAGGATCTTCGCTGCTGCCTCGACCTCGCGCAGGATGGTCCCGGAGCCGAGCAACTGCACGTGGTGAGCGGCCGATCGACGGTCCTCGTCGAGCAGGTACATGCCCTTGATGATTCCGGCCGCGGCGCCTTCGGGCAGCGCCGGGTGGGGGTAGTTCTCGTTCATCACGGTGATGTAGTAGAAGACGTCCTGCTGCTCTTCCATCATCTGCCGCACGCCTTCCTGGATGATCACCGCCAGCTCGTAGGAGTAGGTCGGGTCGTAGGTGCGGCAGTTGGGGACCACCGAGGCCAGCACGTGGCTGTGACCGTCTTCGTGCTGCAGGCCTTCGCCGTTCAGGGTGGTGCGTCCGGCGGTGCCGCCGAGCAGGAAGCCGCGGGTCAGGCTGTCGCCGGCGGCCCAGGCCAGGTCGCCGATGCGTTGGAAGCCGAACATCG of the Pseudomonas sp. PSE14 genome contains:
- a CDS encoding glutamine synthetase family protein encodes the protein MNFASVQEAQDFLAQNPDIEMVELFILDANGVPRGKLLHREELLAVYQSGRPLPSTILGLTIHGEDVEDSGLVWDVGDIDCRAYPLAGSLVRLPWRQIPTAAVQVSMHPEEGKPADIADPRHVLIHVIDGLKAAGYHPVMACELEFYLLDAKRDANGRPQPALDADGGRPRATQVYGLRELEQIEPFLADLYAACKAQGIPARTAISEYAPGQVEITLEHGDALTAMDQAVRYKRLVKGVAHKHGMQACFMAKPFDDLAGTGMHMHVSLADAEGNNLFASEDPAGTPLLRQSVGGMLKSLLDSLLLFCPNANSYRRFQANSYAPLAPTWGCDNRTVSLRVPGGPAHTRHVEHRICGADANPYLAAAAILAGIHRGISEAIDPGAPVEGNGYAQAKELLPTDWLTSLRALERSSWARDALGHEFLGVYLKVKQAEYRQFMGEVGEQDWRWYLTQA
- a CDS encoding YeeE/YedE thiosulfate transporter family protein — protein: MIDWSNFTPWSALAGGALIGLSAGLFAVLDGRIAGISGLLGGLFKRAAWGGEGPLFLLGLLVAPLLWAVLRPLPEIRFEAGWTTLLLAGLLVGVGSRFGSGCTSGHGVCGLSRLSGRSLVATLCFMATGFITVFVLRHLLGA
- a CDS encoding FAD-binding oxidoreductase, whose protein sequence is MNAALNPATPAPERAKSYYSASLNEETHYPTLQGEVNVDIAIIGGGFTGVATAVELAERGYKVAIVETNKVGWGASGRNGGQVTGSLSGDAAMSKQMRQWLGDDVDDFIWHLRWRGHEIIKSRVEKYGIQCDLKFGHLHAAMKPSHMDELKASYEEAKRRGMGDEISLLDGAGVRAHLESDLYCGAIKNTRNMHLHPLNLCIGEAKAAASLGALIFEHSEVLDIIHGPRPAVVTSGGRINAAQVMLAGDVYHKLERKQLKGMIFPAMGGIVTTKPLGELAKRINPQDLAVYDCRFVLDYYRMTGDGRLLFGGGANYSGRDSRDIAGELRPCIERTFPALKGVDIEFQWSCAMGIVMNRIPQLGKLSENVWYCQGYSGHGVATTHIMGEIMATAMTGDLEKFDTFAQCKHIRVPMGDVFGNPMLAAGMWYYQMMEKLR
- a CDS encoding metalloregulator ArsR/SmtB family transcription factor, encoding MTATTLDPADAQRLHQSAESACQLLKALANADRLMLLCQLAQGEMNVGELEACTGIAQPTLSQQLAVLRREALVETRREGKQVYYRIASQQALAVIETLYRLFCAEDAK
- a CDS encoding MBL fold metallo-hydrolase translates to MSATIQPFFDPATSTYSYVVADSGTGRCAIIDPVLDYDAAAGRIGYANARSIRDYVREQGLTLEWLLETHLHADHLSASAWLKGELGGRMAIGSNTSQVQRTFAGLLNLGVEFPCDGSQFDHLFSDGERFFIGELEAEALHTPGHTPACMTYRIGDAAFVGDTLFMPDYGTARCDFPGGDARQLYRSIQRLFALPADTRLFMCHDYLSAHREEHEHQTTVARQRQNNVHVHDGVDEESFVSMRQQRDATLHAPALIWPSIQVNMRGGALPEAEANGVRYLRIPLDRM
- a CDS encoding GNAT family N-acetyltransferase, which translates into the protein MTLLSINFWKCPGSLRKFYGESMSLLYRLATQADLPRLRQLEECTFEQDRLSVRSFRRLIGAASAELVVADGEGELLGYALLLYRQGSSVARLYSLAISSQARGQGLGSGLLEQVERRAASRGCAVLRLEVRVDNAVAIGLYERRGYRRFGRTAGYYADGADAWRYEKPLI
- a CDS encoding DUF6691 family protein, which encodes MGKIVAFLAGLLFGIGLLLAGMANPAKVLGFLDLAGHWDPSLALVMVAAIGTALPFFAWARRHDRALLGGAMQLPRRRDLDGQLVGGSLLFGVGWGIAGICPGPALVTFAAGYWQGALFCLAMLVGMGLHAGYEWQRDAKRRPA
- a CDS encoding MoaD/ThiS family protein; protein product: MCRIVFAPSIQRHVALEERELSAPTLKAALEMVFAEAPALRGYLLDDQGGLRRHLTIFIDGLRLRDRARLSDALAADSEVYVVQALSGG
- a CDS encoding RimK family protein; the encoded protein is MSSLHTNFQQKFNSSALSVIADATAEPPSARNSSQILIIVERKEDWASYIPSEDMLSAREYLEDSHQFEQGKRIQVINLCRNYKYLGHGYYCSLLAEARGHKVIPSVRTLSELAKKSLYGLALDDLEKSLEKALAQHPCASTDGFTLSLYFGRTDLEPLQEIARQLFEAFPCPILLVDFRRTDAWHIAGIRAGALHKLRGSQEDAFADALDGFSRRIWRQPNSRRLARYDMAILHNPAETLPPSNALALENFIRVGGKLGIDIELIEKKDYARLAEYDALLIRETTHVDDHTYRFAKKAESEGLIVMDDPTSILRCTNKVYLTDLLRSHGLGMPDTEILYKDNPQELERVGQRLGFPLVLKIPDGCFSRGVYKVENVQQLHSVSTELFEHSVLLLAQEFLYTDYDWRIGILNRKPIYACQYFMSRGHWQIVNHKAGGEVIGECRTLPVQDAPRAVVELAQKTASLIGDGLYGVDLKEVGGEVVVIEVNDNPNLDAGIEDACLRDDLYRQVLEEFIRRLELKRRGQAR
- a CDS encoding exo-alpha-sialidase: MDDRLLVATRKGLFTFQRDVNGWQETRREFLGEPLSVVLADPRDDTLYAALNLGHFGCKLWRQRPGEDWQEVAVPVYPPQPDPLPTPKEGDAPPAPWTLQQIWCLETGGASEPGVLWAGTIPGGLFRSADGGDSWELNRPLWDRPERARWFGGGYDWPGIHSVSVDPRDSRHLTVGVSCGGVWQSDDGGASWRNTTVGMYADYMPPELREDGAIQDPHRLVQCPAQPDRLWVQHHNGIFTSTDGGARWHDVQAEPSSFGFAVAVHPTQPDTAWFVPAVQDVCRVPVDGRFVVTRTRDGGASFEVLDSGLPQGPAFDLVYRHGLAVDDEGTCVAMGSTTGGLWLSENGGDHWQCLSANLPPIYCVRFG